From the genome of Verrucomicrobiaceae bacterium, one region includes:
- a CDS encoding amino acid permease, translating to MNAQSRRISLLTATAVVVANMVGTGVFASLGYQVGGLPSGFAILALWLVGGVCAFCGAVCYGELAAAMPRSGGEYHFLGRIFHPFVGFLAGWISVTVGFAAPIALAAMAFGKYLSGVFPGLPITLCSILMVTAVTLVHQCGVGVAARFQNTATWLKISLIIVFITAGFLFGEVQPVSFLPAEGDLGLIQSHSFAVSLVYVMYSYAGWNAATYIVGDIRDPQRNVPRAIALGTLLVTALYLLLNAVFLRVTPMAELKGTLDVGHVAADHIFGLTGGKIMSGLICLGLISCVSAMTWLGPRVLATMGQDVRSLAIFAKTSPQGTPTAGLIMQLLIVIVLIVTSTFEKVLTSVQFGLQLASFATVVGLIVLRVREPALARPYRCWGYPFTPLIFLIISAWMMFYIIRDKPQETAAGLLLLAVGAVIYLLGGKKAAAQ from the coding sequence ATGAACGCTCAATCCCGCCGCATCTCCCTGCTCACTGCCACGGCTGTCGTCGTGGCCAATATGGTCGGCACGGGAGTCTTTGCCTCGCTGGGCTATCAGGTCGGTGGGCTGCCATCGGGCTTCGCGATTCTCGCACTTTGGCTGGTGGGGGGCGTGTGTGCTTTTTGCGGTGCGGTCTGTTATGGTGAGCTGGCGGCTGCCATGCCGCGATCTGGGGGCGAGTATCATTTTCTCGGTCGCATTTTCCATCCGTTCGTCGGCTTCCTCGCGGGCTGGATCTCGGTCACGGTCGGTTTTGCGGCTCCCATCGCGCTGGCGGCGATGGCTTTCGGGAAATACCTCAGCGGGGTGTTTCCGGGCCTGCCGATCACGCTTTGCTCCATCCTGATGGTCACCGCCGTCACGCTGGTGCATCAGTGTGGGGTGGGTGTCGCCGCACGGTTTCAGAACACGGCTACTTGGCTGAAAATCAGCCTCATCATCGTCTTCATCACCGCTGGCTTTCTCTTTGGTGAAGTGCAGCCTGTGAGCTTCCTGCCCGCAGAGGGCGATCTGGGCCTCATTCAGAGCCATTCCTTTGCCGTGAGCCTGGTCTATGTGATGTACAGCTACGCTGGCTGGAATGCGGCCACCTACATCGTCGGCGACATCCGTGATCCGCAGCGGAATGTGCCCCGCGCCATCGCACTGGGCACGCTGCTGGTCACGGCGCTGTATTTATTGCTCAATGCGGTCTTCCTCCGCGTCACGCCGATGGCAGAGCTCAAGGGAACGCTCGATGTCGGTCATGTCGCTGCGGATCACATCTTTGGCCTCACGGGTGGAAAGATCATGTCGGGCCTGATATGCCTGGGGCTGATCTCCTGCGTCAGCGCCATGACATGGCTGGGACCACGCGTGCTGGCCACCATGGGCCAGGATGTGCGCAGCTTGGCCATTTTTGCCAAAACGAGCCCCCAGGGCACTCCTACGGCTGGATTGATCATGCAGCTCCTCATCGTCATCGTGCTGATCGTGACCTCCACCTTTGAAAAAGTGCTCACCAGTGTGCAGTTCGGCCTCCAGCTCGCCTCCTTTGCCACCGTCGTCGGCCTCATCGTCCTACGCGTGCGTGAGCCCGCGCTAGCACGGCCCTATCGCTGCTGGGGCTATCCATTCACGCCGCTCATCTTCCTCATCATCAGTGCCTGGATGATGTTTTACATCATACGGGATAAGCCGCAGGAGACCGCCGCAGGCCTCCTCCTGCTCGCTGTGGGAGCGGTTATTTACCTCCTCGGTGGTAAGAAAGCCGCCGCGCAATGA
- the hisI gene encoding phosphoribosyl-AMP cyclohydrolase gives MSAQITFAPRDSKEAIEEGLLFAPKFDEHGLIAAMAIDAETNEPLMLAYMNAETLRMTLELGQAVYYSRSRKTIWHKGATSGEFQEIVEIRTDCDQDALILRVKQHGGGCCHTKRPSCFYRVVKVAEGSVRLEKRA, from the coding sequence ATGTCCGCCCAGATCACTTTCGCCCCACGCGACTCCAAAGAAGCCATCGAAGAGGGCCTGCTCTTCGCGCCCAAATTCGATGAGCACGGCCTCATCGCCGCCATGGCCATCGACGCCGAGACGAACGAGCCCCTCATGCTCGCCTACATGAATGCAGAGACGCTGCGCATGACCCTCGAGCTCGGCCAAGCCGTGTACTACAGCCGCAGTCGGAAGACCATTTGGCATAAAGGTGCCACCAGCGGCGAGTTCCAGGAGATCGTCGAAATCCGCACCGACTGTGACCAGGATGCGCTCATCCTCCGCGTGAAGCAGCACGGCGGCGGCTGCTGCCACACCAAGCGCCCCAGTTGCTTCTACCGCGTCGTCAAGGTGGCAGAGGGCTCCGTGCGCTTGGAGAAGCGAGCGTAG
- a CDS encoding L-lactate permease: MTWTQNYDPLGNLLFSSLVAAVPVVTLLGLLAFWHVRAQIAAAAGLLVALGIAVFVYGMPVALAGTAAGFGAVFGLFPIGWIVLNAMFVYNLSVETGQFTVLQRQIASVSSDRRIQALLIAFSFGAFIEGAAGFGAPVAITGALMIGLGFKPLEAAKLALIGNTAPVAFGSLGTPLTTLADITGLDLLELSAMVGRQLPLFSLIVPFWLVAAQVGWRGMLGVWPACLVTGASFGGMQFVMSNYHGPWLVDIASAVVAMVVLVLFMKVWRPAAAAAAAEKTPGAWKAWLPWIFLTGFVFTWGMPAVKNGLNGVFNTEIEVPLLHKAVEKVPPVVLHAEVEKAVFKLNALSATGTAALLAGMLAGLCLGLRPLRVLKIYGATMWRLRVSLLTISLMLALGYVTRYSGTDTTMGLMMAGTGWLFPFFSPIIGWLGVALTGSDTSANVLFGNLQQVTANQLQLSPIHMAASNSSGGVMGKMIDAQSIVVASVATGGHADSPDAGTVLRSVFWHSIALALLMGVVVMVQAYVLPWMVVR; the protein is encoded by the coding sequence ATGACTTGGACTCAAAATTACGACCCGCTCGGCAATCTGCTCTTTTCGTCGCTCGTGGCGGCGGTGCCGGTGGTGACGCTGCTGGGGCTGCTGGCTTTCTGGCATGTGCGGGCACAGATCGCAGCGGCGGCGGGACTGCTGGTGGCGCTGGGGATCGCGGTTTTTGTGTATGGCATGCCTGTGGCACTGGCGGGCACGGCGGCGGGATTTGGCGCGGTGTTCGGGCTGTTTCCGATCGGCTGGATCGTGCTGAATGCGATGTTTGTGTACAATCTAAGTGTGGAGACGGGACAGTTTACGGTGTTGCAGCGGCAGATCGCGAGTGTGTCGTCGGATCGGCGGATTCAGGCACTGTTGATCGCGTTTAGTTTTGGGGCGTTTATCGAGGGTGCGGCGGGTTTTGGTGCTCCGGTGGCCATTACGGGTGCTTTGATGATCGGTTTGGGCTTCAAGCCGCTGGAGGCAGCCAAACTGGCGCTGATCGGAAATACGGCTCCGGTGGCTTTTGGATCGCTGGGGACGCCATTGACGACTTTGGCCGATATTACCGGCCTGGACCTGCTGGAGCTGAGTGCGATGGTGGGACGCCAACTGCCACTTTTCTCACTGATCGTGCCTTTTTGGCTGGTGGCGGCGCAGGTGGGCTGGCGTGGCATGCTGGGTGTGTGGCCGGCGTGTCTGGTGACGGGTGCGAGCTTCGGGGGGATGCAGTTTGTGATGAGCAACTACCACGGTCCATGGTTGGTCGATATCGCGAGCGCGGTGGTGGCGATGGTGGTGCTGGTGCTCTTTATGAAAGTGTGGAGGCCTGCCGCTGCGGCGGCGGCGGCGGAAAAAACGCCTGGAGCATGGAAGGCGTGGCTGCCGTGGATTTTCCTCACGGGTTTTGTTTTCACCTGGGGGATGCCTGCGGTGAAAAATGGGCTGAATGGTGTTTTTAATACCGAGATCGAGGTGCCGCTGCTGCACAAGGCGGTGGAGAAGGTGCCACCCGTCGTTCTGCATGCAGAGGTGGAGAAGGCCGTGTTTAAACTCAATGCGCTGAGTGCCACTGGGACGGCGGCACTGCTGGCGGGTATGCTAGCGGGTCTCTGCCTGGGGCTGAGGCCGCTGCGAGTGCTGAAAATCTATGGTGCGACGATGTGGCGGCTGCGTGTGTCTTTGCTGACGATCTCGCTGATGCTGGCACTGGGCTATGTGACGCGATACAGCGGCACGGATACGACGATGGGGCTGATGATGGCGGGGACGGGCTGGTTGTTCCCCTTTTTCAGCCCGATCATCGGCTGGCTGGGTGTGGCGCTGACGGGCAGCGATACGTCCGCGAATGTGCTGTTTGGGAATCTCCAGCAGGTCACAGCGAACCAATTGCAACTCTCGCCGATCCACATGGCGGCATCGAATAGCAGCGGCGGGGTGATGGGGAAAATGATCGACGCCCAAAGCATCGTGGTGGCGAGTGTGGCGACGGGTGGCCATGCGGATAGCCCAGATGCGGGCACGGTGCTGCGCAGTGTCTTCTGGCATAGCATCGCCCTAGCGCTGCTGATGGGCGTGGTGGTGATGGTGCAGGCGTATGTGCTGCCGTGGATGGTTGTGAGGTGA
- a CDS encoding TIM barrel protein: protein MPRLAAFPKAFMVALCKDGSMTVSEWINLASTLDVQGLEWYAGFLEMADERNWPRFRKEVEDTGKVIPMMCCSPDFTHPDAAFREREIAKQKRWIDMTHALGGSYCRVLSGQKRPQLSIDEGVRLAADSIHACLPYAQERGITLIIENHYKDDFWEYPEFAQKMDIFCKLVDAVNHPHFGVNYDPSNTYLAGEDPIELLKRVSHRVVTMHASDRYLAEGTLEDLRREEGGAQGYAKRLRHGEIGKGLNDYDAIFTELRSKGFDGWISIEDGVDGMAQLARSVDFLKKKIAQHWG from the coding sequence ATGCCACGCCTAGCCGCCTTCCCAAAAGCCTTCATGGTCGCCCTCTGCAAAGACGGCAGCATGACCGTCTCCGAATGGATCAATCTCGCCTCCACGCTCGATGTGCAGGGCCTGGAATGGTACGCAGGCTTCCTCGAAATGGCCGATGAGCGCAACTGGCCGCGCTTTCGCAAAGAGGTCGAGGACACGGGCAAAGTCATCCCCATGATGTGCTGCTCGCCGGACTTCACCCATCCAGATGCAGCCTTCCGCGAACGCGAAATCGCCAAGCAAAAACGCTGGATCGACATGACCCACGCACTCGGCGGTAGCTACTGCCGCGTCCTCAGTGGTCAGAAGCGCCCCCAGCTCAGCATCGACGAAGGCGTGCGCCTCGCCGCAGACTCCATCCATGCCTGCCTACCCTATGCGCAGGAGCGCGGCATCACCCTCATCATCGAAAATCATTATAAAGACGACTTCTGGGAGTATCCCGAGTTCGCCCAGAAGATGGACATCTTCTGCAAGCTCGTCGATGCCGTGAATCATCCGCACTTTGGCGTGAACTACGACCCCTCAAACACCTACCTCGCTGGTGAAGACCCCATCGAGCTGCTGAAGCGTGTCTCCCACCGCGTCGTCACCATGCACGCCAGTGATCGCTACCTCGCTGAGGGCACACTCGAAGACCTCCGCCGCGAAGAAGGCGGTGCCCAAGGCTACGCCAAGCGCCTCCGCCACGGCGAAATCGGCAAAGGGCTCAACGACTACGACGCCATCTTCACCGAGCTACGCAGCAAAGGCTTCGACGGCTGGATCAGCATCGAAGACGGCGTCGATGGCATGGCCCAACTCGCCCGCAGCGTCGATTTCCTGAAAAAGAAAATCGCCCAGCACTGGGGATGA
- a CDS encoding exo-alpha-sialidase, which translates to MMPTSPISRRMRASLLFSLLCSSAAAAPLMLSGPWVPEDTHRLDFASLPRVQSEHIVINDVRATKGVNQHNYLVHHDGRFWAMWSDGPGIEDRVGQRVKFSTSPDGLKWSTSQYLTPIPPGSGPDSPHYGTRTDKGMRWISRGFWKRDGELLALASLDEAAGFFGPSLELHAFRLQSDGSWQDAGVVFDDTINNFPPLKLRTGDWMMSRRPHDYKTSGVHFLVGGVKSLSDWRSYPVLGSAAELKAEEPDWWILPDNTLAAVFRDNRRSGFLYRALSTDDGRTWSTPEKTNFPDATSKISGLRLRDGRYVLISNPNPKKRDPLTLSISDDGLVFKKMLYLVGGRHIDYPHVIEHGDSLYIAFAGGKQSVELLKVRLADVDAVTMPEKPLVN; encoded by the coding sequence ATGATGCCCACCTCACCCATCTCTCGCCGCATGAGAGCCTCGCTTCTTTTTTCACTCCTATGCAGCTCCGCCGCCGCTGCACCGCTGATGCTCTCTGGCCCGTGGGTGCCAGAGGACACGCACCGACTCGACTTTGCCTCGCTACCCCGCGTGCAGAGCGAGCACATCGTCATCAACGACGTGCGTGCGACCAAGGGCGTAAACCAGCACAACTACCTCGTGCACCACGACGGCCGCTTTTGGGCCATGTGGAGTGATGGACCCGGCATCGAGGATCGCGTCGGCCAGCGAGTGAAGTTCTCCACCAGTCCCGATGGCCTGAAATGGAGCACGTCGCAGTATCTCACGCCCATCCCGCCGGGCTCCGGCCCTGATTCACCGCACTACGGCACCCGCACGGACAAAGGCATGCGCTGGATCTCGCGTGGTTTTTGGAAACGTGATGGCGAATTGCTCGCACTCGCCTCGCTGGATGAAGCCGCAGGCTTTTTCGGCCCCAGCCTCGAACTTCATGCCTTTCGCCTTCAAAGCGATGGCTCATGGCAAGATGCAGGCGTCGTCTTCGACGACACCATCAACAACTTCCCTCCTCTGAAGCTGCGCACGGGCGACTGGATGATGTCACGCCGCCCGCATGACTACAAAACGAGCGGCGTGCACTTCCTCGTCGGTGGCGTGAAATCACTCAGCGACTGGCGCTCCTACCCCGTGCTCGGCAGCGCCGCCGAATTGAAGGCCGAGGAGCCCGACTGGTGGATCTTGCCCGACAACACCCTCGCCGCCGTCTTTCGCGACAATCGCCGCAGCGGCTTCCTGTATCGTGCTCTATCCACCGATGACGGCCGCACCTGGAGCACGCCAGAGAAAACCAATTTCCCCGACGCCACCTCGAAAATCAGCGGCCTGCGCCTCCGCGATGGCCGCTACGTCCTCATCTCAAATCCCAACCCGAAGAAGCGCGATCCACTCACCCTCTCCATCAGCGACGACGGCCTCGTCTTCAAGAAGATGCTCTACCTCGTCGGCGGCCGTCACATCGACTACCCGCACGTCATCGAGCACGGCGACAGCCTCTACATTGCCTTCGCCGGCGGCAAACAAAGCGTCGAGCTGCTCAAAGTGCGGCTCGCTGATGTCGATGCGGTGACGATGCCGGAGAAGCCGCTCGTGAATTAG
- a CDS encoding ABC transporter permease, producing the protein MIQALTSPLFSVGLTAMIAFRALRRNKLRSTLTALGIIIGVASVVSIMALGRGTQQRIQDQVSSLGSNLLIVFSKSRRTNAAAAGSSQSSNLTLADVEAIRREISSVKALSPEVTLTAQAVANGRNWSTTIAGESPDYLHIRDWPLARGSMFTERELRTSARVAVIGSRTSRELFGPLDPVGQTVRIKNMPFTIIGQLESKGAGMGGADQDDRIVIPYTTAMRRLTGEKYPRLVTLQISSDDLMSAAQEQITALLRQRHRLTEGRKNDFDIVNQKEIADTVNSITTTLTYLLGGIAGLSLLVGGIGIMNIMLVSVTERTREIGTRIAVGAQPRDILLQFLIESITLCLLGGAIGIALGYGVSAAATMIPNFHPSVSSGSIVVAFGISFVVGVFFGFYPARKAANMNPIAALRFE; encoded by the coding sequence ATGATTCAAGCACTCACCTCTCCGCTGTTTAGTGTGGGCCTCACGGCCATGATCGCCTTCCGTGCCCTGCGCCGAAACAAGCTCCGCAGCACCCTCACAGCGCTGGGCATCATCATCGGCGTGGCATCCGTCGTCTCCATCATGGCGCTGGGACGCGGCACACAGCAGCGCATTCAAGACCAAGTGTCATCCCTCGGATCGAATCTGCTCATCGTCTTCTCCAAAAGCCGCCGCACCAATGCCGCCGCCGCTGGCAGCAGCCAATCCAGCAACCTCACGTTGGCGGATGTAGAAGCCATCCGTCGAGAAATCAGCAGTGTGAAGGCCCTGAGCCCCGAGGTCACGCTCACTGCGCAGGCTGTCGCCAACGGGCGCAACTGGAGCACCACCATCGCTGGTGAATCACCCGACTATTTGCACATCCGCGACTGGCCGCTCGCACGCGGCAGCATGTTCACCGAGCGCGAACTACGCACCTCTGCCCGCGTGGCGGTGATTGGTTCGCGCACATCGCGCGAGCTGTTCGGCCCACTCGATCCCGTGGGCCAGACCGTGCGCATCAAGAACATGCCCTTCACCATCATTGGCCAGCTTGAAAGCAAAGGCGCAGGCATGGGCGGAGCCGATCAGGATGACCGCATCGTCATTCCCTACACCACTGCCATGCGACGACTCACGGGTGAAAAATATCCGCGCCTCGTGACCCTGCAAATCAGCAGCGACGATCTCATGAGCGCCGCCCAGGAGCAGATCACCGCGCTGCTCCGCCAGCGTCACCGTCTCACCGAAGGACGGAAAAACGACTTCGACATCGTGAACCAGAAAGAGATCGCCGACACCGTGAACAGCATCACCACCACGCTCACCTATCTGCTCGGCGGCATAGCTGGATTGTCACTGCTCGTCGGTGGCATCGGCATCATGAACATCATGCTCGTCAGCGTCACCGAGCGCACCCGGGAGATCGGCACCCGCATCGCCGTGGGCGCACAGCCACGCGACATTTTGCTCCAGTTCCTCATCGAGTCCATCACCCTCTGCCTGCTCGGTGGAGCCATCGGCATCGCCCTCGGTTACGGCGTCAGCGCCGCCGCCACCATGATCCCGAACTTCCACCCCTCCGTCTCCTCCGGCAGCATCGTTGTTGCCTTTGGCATCAGTTTCGTCGTTGGCGTTTTCTTCGGCTTCTACCCAGCCCGCAAAGCTGCGAACATGAATCCGATAGCAGCACTGCGGTTTGAATAA
- a CDS encoding ABC transporter ATP-binding protein — protein sequence MNTSVIELNNLQKIYRAGDVEVRAVNGVSLRIERGDFVAIMGSSGSGKSTLMNMLGCLDQPTDGQYLLDGMDVARLGRSELSRLRNLKIGFVFQSFNLLSRTSACENVELPLFYTSPHVPLRDRRQRAIEALQKVGLGERLNNHPNQLSGGQQQRVAIARALVNKPELVLADEPTGNLDTRTSIEVMGLFQALNDAGITVIMVTHELDIAAYCKRIIVMRDGKIIRDEVNESRLFANDQRAVLDASEQHASLS from the coding sequence ATGAACACGAGCGTCATCGAGCTGAACAACCTCCAGAAAATCTACCGCGCTGGCGATGTCGAAGTGCGTGCGGTGAACGGCGTGAGTCTGCGCATCGAGCGCGGGGACTTCGTCGCCATCATGGGCTCCAGCGGCTCCGGGAAATCCACGCTGATGAACATGCTGGGCTGCCTCGATCAACCCACCGACGGCCAATATCTCCTCGATGGCATGGATGTGGCCCGCCTTGGACGATCCGAGCTTTCACGTCTGCGGAATCTGAAGATCGGATTCGTTTTCCAGAGCTTCAATCTGCTCTCTCGCACCTCCGCGTGTGAGAACGTGGAGCTTCCCCTCTTTTACACCAGCCCCCATGTGCCGCTGCGTGACCGTCGTCAGCGGGCGATCGAGGCATTGCAAAAAGTAGGTCTGGGTGAACGCCTCAACAATCATCCCAATCAGCTCTCTGGCGGCCAGCAGCAGCGTGTGGCCATCGCCCGGGCCCTGGTCAACAAGCCCGAACTTGTGCTGGCGGACGAACCCACCGGCAATCTCGACACCCGCACCAGCATCGAGGTCATGGGCTTGTTTCAAGCGCTCAACGATGCCGGGATCACCGTGATCATGGTGACGCATGAGCTGGACATCGCTGCCTACTGCAAACGCATCATCGTCATGCGCGATGGCAAGATCATCCGTGATGAAGTCAATGAATCGCGCCTCTTTGCCAATGATCAACGGGCAGTGCTCGATGCCTCAGAACAACACGCCAGCCTCTCTTGA
- a CDS encoding efflux RND transporter periplasmic adaptor subunit — protein MKTRIFVLLSLVLLSACKPPGAGVARFETSPVTRGNLRAVVTASGTLGAVVSVDVGCQVSGRIMKLNADFNTLVKRGDLIAELDTSIYSSKVKAAEGELASAGASVTLKKQNLDRKKSLLPLRAATELDVEQAVAELTQAEATVTIKEAALDQAKTDLGFCRITAPVDGIVVSRKVDVGQTVVAAMSTPVLFTIAQDIKKMRITATVSEADIGGVKKGNQVNFTVDAFPDDVFGGEVVQVRIAPTTTENVVTYETLIDVENPEQRLFPGMTADVSILTAERNDVLKVPNTALRFTPPDGSKMTGTTNAKLQRKQQLVYVLEGTGKEQTLRAVIVTTGITDNSETEILDGLDASALVVTATLGGTKEAAGGPPPSI, from the coding sequence ATGAAAACACGCATCTTCGTTTTGTTGTCACTTGTTCTTCTATCAGCCTGCAAGCCTCCGGGAGCAGGCGTGGCACGCTTTGAAACATCACCTGTCACACGCGGCAATCTGCGTGCTGTGGTCACTGCCAGTGGCACGCTGGGTGCCGTGGTAAGCGTGGACGTGGGCTGCCAAGTCTCCGGGCGCATCATGAAGCTTAATGCCGACTTCAATACCCTCGTGAAGCGTGGTGATCTCATCGCGGAGTTGGATACCTCCATCTATTCTTCCAAGGTGAAAGCCGCTGAAGGCGAACTCGCCAGTGCTGGTGCCAGTGTGACGCTGAAGAAGCAAAACCTGGATCGCAAAAAATCCCTTCTTCCACTGCGAGCTGCCACTGAGCTGGATGTAGAGCAAGCCGTGGCTGAGCTGACGCAGGCTGAGGCCACCGTGACCATCAAAGAAGCGGCTCTCGATCAGGCAAAGACGGACCTCGGCTTCTGTCGCATCACCGCCCCCGTCGATGGCATCGTGGTTTCCAGGAAAGTCGATGTGGGTCAGACAGTCGTCGCAGCGATGAGCACGCCCGTTCTTTTCACCATCGCCCAGGACATCAAAAAGATGCGGATCACCGCCACGGTCTCCGAGGCCGACATCGGCGGTGTAAAGAAGGGAAACCAGGTGAACTTCACCGTGGATGCCTTCCCGGATGATGTCTTCGGCGGTGAGGTCGTGCAGGTGCGTATCGCGCCCACGACCACTGAAAACGTGGTGACGTATGAGACGCTCATCGACGTGGAGAACCCCGAGCAGCGACTCTTTCCCGGCATGACGGCGGATGTCTCCATCCTCACCGCTGAGCGAAACGACGTGCTCAAGGTGCCGAACACCGCCCTGCGTTTCACCCCGCCGGATGGCAGCAAGATGACCGGCACCACGAATGCCAAGCTGCAACGCAAACAGCAGCTTGTTTATGTATTGGAAGGCACAGGCAAAGAGCAAACGCTGCGTGCCGTCATTGTCACCACCGGCATCACCGACAATTCAGAGACGGAGATTCTCGACGGACTTGATGCCTCAGCGCTTGTTGTGACGGCAACGCTTGGCGGCACCAAAGAGGCTGCGGGCGGACCACCGCCATCCATCTAA
- a CDS encoding efflux transporter outer membrane subunit: MTRRAALALLGCQVLIGCTFIPKLNLPDAPVSPRYPGSGKTSAASSEIAWRKVFNDARLVRLIDIALANNRDLRIAMLRVEEARAQYRIERSALLPSVSQSSDFSRSHQSGMTSNQWQLNLGTSSYELDLFGHIRSLSAKALEQYFAKTEAQRAAQVTLVAELATQYYTMQQFEELIANTKLTLAAVEESYQLNDNIFKAGGLLELDLRSAETQVLTAKANLIAYQRQRDQAENGLVLMLGQPLPTNLPAGKSLADAPVKAVSAGVPSELLQGRPDIQEAERTLRAANADIGAARAAFFPSIKLTAQEGTVSTELTSLFSKGTAAWSFAPQITLPIFTGGRNRANLDAARIRTRIEIANYEKAIQSAFREVADALAAQRAAKERISTLQALVAAQQRRYDLAAARDQRGVSSYLNVVTAQQDLFSAQQNLISARYDAVTARIKLYQAVGGGWK; this comes from the coding sequence ATGACTAGGCGTGCGGCGCTGGCCCTTCTTGGCTGCCAGGTGCTGATCGGCTGCACGTTCATCCCAAAGTTGAACCTACCCGACGCACCCGTGAGTCCACGTTATCCTGGTAGCGGCAAAACGAGCGCGGCCAGCAGCGAGATCGCATGGCGGAAGGTGTTCAATGATGCTCGTCTAGTCCGGCTCATTGACATCGCGCTGGCAAACAATCGCGACCTGCGCATTGCCATGCTGCGAGTGGAGGAAGCTCGGGCGCAGTATCGCATCGAGCGCTCGGCGTTGCTGCCAAGCGTCTCGCAAAGCAGTGATTTCAGCCGGTCGCATCAGTCCGGGATGACGAGCAATCAATGGCAGCTCAATCTCGGCACCTCCTCGTATGAGCTTGATTTGTTTGGCCACATCCGCAGCCTGAGCGCGAAAGCACTGGAGCAATACTTTGCCAAAACCGAGGCCCAGCGTGCCGCGCAAGTGACGCTCGTGGCCGAGCTGGCCACGCAATACTACACGATGCAGCAGTTTGAGGAACTCATCGCCAACACGAAGCTCACGCTGGCAGCGGTCGAGGAAAGCTATCAACTGAATGACAACATCTTCAAAGCAGGCGGACTGCTGGAGCTTGATCTCCGCTCTGCCGAAACCCAGGTGCTCACTGCCAAGGCGAACTTGATTGCTTATCAGCGTCAGCGAGACCAGGCGGAGAACGGCCTCGTGCTCATGCTCGGCCAGCCGCTGCCGACCAACTTGCCTGCGGGCAAATCGTTGGCCGATGCACCCGTGAAAGCCGTATCCGCAGGCGTGCCGTCCGAGTTGCTCCAGGGCCGCCCGGATATTCAGGAGGCGGAGCGCACCTTACGTGCAGCGAATGCAGACATCGGAGCCGCACGAGCCGCGTTCTTCCCCAGCATCAAACTCACGGCTCAGGAAGGCACCGTCAGCACGGAGCTGACCAGCCTGTTCAGCAAAGGCACGGCTGCATGGAGCTTTGCACCGCAGATCACGCTGCCCATTTTCACTGGCGGACGCAATCGCGCCAATCTCGATGCCGCAAGAATCCGCACCCGTATTGAGATCGCAAACTATGAAAAAGCCATCCAGAGCGCCTTCCGCGAAGTGGCGGATGCACTGGCCGCGCAACGTGCGGCAAAGGAGCGAATCAGCACCTTGCAGGCGCTCGTGGCAGCCCAGCAGCGGCGCTATGATCTCGCCGCAGCGCGAGATCAGCGTGGCGTATCGAGCTATCTGAACGTCGTCACCGCGCAGCAGGACCTTTTCTCCGCACAGCAAAATCTCATCTCGGCCCGCTACGATGCCGTGACCGCCCGCATCAAACTTTATCAAGCCGTCGGAGGAGGTTGGAAATGA